TCGGCTCGGCAGTCCCGCTTGGAGTCGAAACCGGATATAATGAGCGGTAGTCTATCACAGGACTACATAGCCTGTTTTGAACGCGCACTTTACCCGTTGCGTATAAGCACTGCCCTACATTGAGAGTCACTATTATGTCGTCGGATCATTTTGCTCTTCCACAGGATCGCTCCCAGGAAGTTCTGATTCCACTGGAGCCGCTCAAAGAATTGCTGGTCAAACTTTTTGTGCGGATGGGAATGTTTCAGGTTGAGGCAGAAATCGCGGCAGATCGGTTAATCGAAGCAGATCTGCGCGGCATTCATTCACATGGCAGCCGCGCCGCAGAACGTTATCTCGATGCGATGGACATGGGCGATATCGATCCCCGGGCACAAATTCTGACCGTTACCGAAACTCCGGCAATCGCGGTTCTGGATGGCAGTAAGGCGATGGGACATGTCGCTGCGACCCGTGCGATGGAACTGGCGATCAAAAAAGCAAGTGAAGTCGGCACCGGAACTGTCACGGTTCGAAACAGTCATCATTTTGGAGCCGCCGCCGTTTATGTTCTGATGGCAGTCGAAGCCGGTATGATTGGCTACTGCACCACAAATACCGGTAGAGCCACCGTGGCCGCCCACGGCAGCACGCAGGGTGCAACGGCGAACAACGCGATCGCCTGGGGGGCTCCGGCTCGGGAAGGCGCCCCCTTTGTGTTGGATATGGCGTGTGCCAAAACGTCATGGGGAAAACTGGATACGCTGGCCATGTATGGTTTGCCAGTACCGCCCGGATATGCTCTGGACAGTGAGGGGAATGAAACCACCGATTCCTCAGCCGTCAAAACACTCCTGCCGGCTGCAGGTCCCCGCGGCTACGGGTTGGCCATGGTCAGTTCGATTCTGACGGGAGCACTTACCGGAGGCAGGCTACCGATTCATAAAAAACGGGCGCCAGAACTCGAAGGCTCGGAACATTTTTTCTATGTCATCGACATCAAGCAATTCGTCGAAGAAGACAAATTCCATGAAGCAATGAGTTCCGCGACGGAAGCCATTCATCAATTAAACCCGGTGAACAAAAACGAGCGGGTTCTGCTACCTGGCGAGCAGGAATGGGAACAGACTCAACAATCGCTCCAGGAAGGCCTGTATGTCCATCGCGATCATGCCGGCTTACTGAAAGAGCTGGCGGAACGTGTTAAGTTTGATGTTCCCTGGTAAGCGTACTTCTCCTTTTTTTGAAATCACTTTTCTTAATAACTAAGTTTGAGGTCTGAAATGAGGATGGCAGCACGTCAGTCAATTTCGCTTCTGATGTTATCAATCTGTTTTATTTGTTCTGTCAACACAGAACTCTCCGCGGGTAAATATAACCCCGTGCTGAATGCCGGCGACCCGGCGCCGACCTGGGAAGAACTGCCTGCGACAAACGGCAAGTCCTATTCCAGCGATTCCTTCAAAGACAAAGACGTGCTGGTGGTCGCCTTCACCTGCAACAGTTGTCCTTATGCGGTGGACTATGAAGATCGACTGAATCGGCTGGCGCAAAAATATGCGGCAAAGGATTCCCCGGTCGGTGTGATTGCCGTCAATGTGAATCTGGTGCCAGCAGACAGTCTGGAAAAGATGAAAACACAGGCCGAAAAGAAAAAGTTCGTTTTCCCTTACCTGTTTGATAAATCGCAAAAAATCGGCCAGCAATTCGGTGCCACACGCACCCCGGAATTTTTTGTATTAAACAAGGACCGCAAGGTCGTCTACATGGGAGCCATGGACGACTCGACCGACGCCAGCAAAGTCAAACGCGATTACGTGTCAGAGGCAATTCAAGCGGCGCTCGCCGGCAAACAGCCGGAAACGCAGGAAACCATTGCCATCGGCTGTAATGTTCGCTACAAACGCATCCGCAGAAAAAAAAATTAACATCCGCCTCTCAATCGTTTCTATAGCAGCACACATGACGAAATTGAATCAAATCCATATTCAAGACTGCATTGCCGGAATGCAGGGACTCGAAGCGGAATCCATTGATCTGGCATTCGCCGATCCGCCGTTCAATATCGGCTATGAATACGATCAATACGAAGACCGCCTCGAAAGTGAGCAGTATCTTGACTGGTGTTCGCTCTGGTTGACTGAAGTAGTGCGACTCTTGAAGCCGGACGGCACGTTCTGGCTGGCGATTGGCGATGAATACGCGGCTGAGCTGAAAGTCATGATGCAGCGTGAACTCGGCCTGACCTGTCGCAGCTGGGTCATCTGGTATTATACGTTTGGTGTGAACTGCAAAAACAAATTCAGCCGCTCGCATGCGCATTTATTTCACATGGTCAAAGATCCGAAGCAGTTCACCTTCAACGCTGACGATCCTTCAATCCGTGTGCCTTCTGCCCGACAGCTTGTTTACGGCGACAAACGGGCTAACCCCAAGGGTCGTCTGCCCGATGATACTTGGATCTTAAGGCCGCAAGATATTCCGGAAAGTTTTCAGCCGGATGAAGACACCTGGTACTTTCCCCGTATCAATGGCACGTTCAAGGAACGTCAGGGCTGGCACGGCTGTCAGATGCCGGAACAGTTGCTGGGACGCATCATTCGCGCCTGCTCTCATCCGGAAGAAGTGGTCCTCGATCCCTTTTCAGGCAGCGGAACAACACTGGCGGTCGCTAAAAAGTTAAACCGTCAGTTTGTCGGCTTTGAACTCTCTGAAGAATACGGAGCCCGCGCACAACAACGGTTGGCTGATATCGAAATCGGGCAGCCATTAGACGGACAGGAAAACCCGCTACTTAGTGCACCTTCAACCGAAAAGGGAAAACGGCTGAAAGATCAATCGCCGGGTGAGACTGCCTCAAAACGGCCCCCCCGGAAGAAACAAAACCCACGTCAGAAAAAACTGCTCTGATCTGAATCTTCCCGCTCCCGGCTTCTCTTCTTCCCTGTCTGTAGCACGTGCATTCTCAATTTCAAAACGCACCGTTAAAGAGAACGCCGACCACCCAAGCTATCTATCTCGCCCACTCCTCGTGGCATGGAATGTGCCTTTTCAGTGATAAGCCGCTTTTGCCCCTGAATTAAGGCCTCTGCTCCCTAAAATGTTGCCTTAAAACAACATTGGTTTGCGGGCGCTGTTGAGAAAAGTCAACGCAGCAACCCCGTTTCAGGCTTCAATCTGGCTTGCAGATAAAAAGGATCGAATCTGCTGTATCGGTTCGTTAGAATACACAGGTCACATCAATCACAACTCTTATCAGGAATATAAGAACTCATCGTGGCGAACTTCATCAGCTCTCTCACCGACCGACTTCGCGGTTTTTTCCTGACAGGAGAAAATGAGATCCCTGCACTGTGGTGGGATATGATCGATCAGATTCAGCAACTGCACCAGGAAGTCGCATCCCTGTCTGAGTCTCAACTATTTGACGAATGGAACTCACTCCGCTTTCGAGTACAAAGTGGTGAGTCGCTTACAAATGTACTTCCGGACGCGTTTGCGATTGTCAGCGAGCAAATGCAACGGCACCTGGGGATGACGCCTTATCCCGTGCAATACCTGGGCGCGTTTGCCATGCATGAAGGGGCCATCGCAGAAATGCAGACGGGGGAAGGGAAAACTCTGACAGCCGCCTTGACGTTGTGCCTGAATGCATTGCCCGATGAAGGAATCCACATCGCCACCGCCAATGATTATCTTGCTGAGCGCGACGCGCAGTGGTTGAGCCCCGTATATAATTCGCTGGGGATGACTGTCGGCACCATCACCGCAAACTCCACCATGGCTGAGCGGCGGGCCGCTTATGAATGTGATATCACTTACAGCACGGCACGCGAATTTGGTTTTGACTATCTGAGAGATCTGCTCAGTATGCCGGAATCCAAAATGTCTGTCTCTTCCCGTCGCCAGCAGTTATTCGGACAACAAAATAAACAAAGCGAGAATCAATTACTAAATCCCCGCAAGCCTTATATGGTGCTCATCGATGAAGCCGACAGCATCCTGATTGATGAAGCACGCACGCCGTTGATCATTGCGCAGGGCAATGCTGCCGAGGCAGAGCAGATGGCTGATCTGTGCCAGTGGAGTGCATCGCAAATCACAAAATTTACCGAAGACGAACATTATATCGACCATGGCCCGCAGCGTGGCATGGAACTGACTGAAGCGGGTCGACGCATCGTACGTGAACTGTTATTACAAAAGGATGCTCCCGGCTTACTTGATACAGGCACCGCTTATCTGTCTTCCGAACGTGCCTTAAAGGCGCATCGCTATTTCCAGAACGGTCGCGATTATGTCGTCCGTGATGGCAAAGTGGAAATCGTCGATGAGTTCACGGGACGCATCTCCGAAGGCCGGATGTGGCAGAACGGCGTGCATCAGGCCATCCAGGCGAAAGAAGGCCTGGAGATCACTTCACCCACGAAAATCGGCGCACAAACAACGGTTCAGGAATTATTCTCACGCTATCCGCGTATGGCCGGCATGACGGGAACTGCCGAGTCTGCCGCCAGTGAATTGAAAAAAGTTTTCGGCACCCCCGTCATCAAAATCCCCACCAATCGGCCTTCGAAGCGTCAGAATCTTCCCGAACAGATCTTCCTGACAGAAGAAGAAAAATGGGCCGCGATTGTTGAGGAAACTGCCGCCATGCATCAACAGGGAAGGCCAGTGCTGATCGGAACGCGTTCGGTGAATCTGTCAAATCAGTTATCCGCGCGGCTCTTACAGGCAGGGCTGGAACACGAAGTGTTACACGCACTCAACCATGAAAATGAAGCCGCCATCATTCAAGAAGCAGGACAGCCGGGCCGGATTACGGTCGCCACGAATATGGCGGGCCGCGGGACAGATATCCTGCTGGGCGAGGGAGTCCCTGAAAAAGGGGGACTGCATGTTATTTGTTCTGAATTGCATGAATCGGCCCGCATCGATCGACAATTGACCGGACGTTGTGCCCGCCAGGGAGACCCGGGCAGTGCCCGTATTTTCCTGTCACTCGAAGACGACATCCTGACAGCGGGGCTGGGCGAAGAACAGGCGCAGGACCTCTTTACTTCTTTTCAGGAAACCAGTCAGGATCTGCAGTCGACACTGCGCTACTTCTACCAGGCGCAACAACGCATCGAAAACCGGCACGAACAACAACGCATTCAACTTGTGGACCACATCACGCAACGTCGTCAGATGCTGAAACAAATGGGCCAGCATGCCAACCTGAGCGAGCATTAGCAGCCCACCCTGTCAGATTATTTTGTTGACAGTGATGGTGGCGTCACACTCAGCTTTCCATATAGGCCACTTTTCGCAAACTGCAGATGTTTTGCAAAGGGTTGCATCAACATGGCAGGCAGGAAGAGCAAGTCTCCAATCAATGCTGTTGTCAGCAATGCCAGCATCATCCAGGCAAATCTCTGCGTGGGGATAAAGTCACTGAATCCAAACACCATTAATCCAAGGCCACAAATAAACGTGGTATGAATCATCGCACGCCCGCAATGTTTCAGTGCGGAGTGAATCGCTTCTTCGCTGGTACGGTTCAACGTCTTTTCTCTGCGGAACCATGCCAGGAAATGCAGTGTATCGTCAATGGCAATCCCAAGTGCGACACTGGCCGTCATCACGGCACCAATATCCAGCGGAATATCCAGCCAGCCCATCAAGCCAAAGACAACCACAATCGGAAATACATTCGGCAGCATACTCAACAACCCGGTCCACAGGCTGCGTTGAATGATGACAATCACGATCGCCACCAGTAAAAACGCGGTCAGAAAGCTCCAAGTCAAATCCTGCAGGATCAACTGCTGAACCGTATGAATTAAAGGCATAATCCCGGTGTAATAGGCGTTCAAATGCACGCCGTCGGCTTTATATTTTTCGAGTTCCGGCTTGAGCGTCGTTTTCAACTTCGCCAGTGCGGCTCCGTAATCGATCTTCTGTAATGCTGGCACCCGCGCACTAATCCGCCACGATTCGACACCATCATTTTCCGATAAATAGACCGAATCCAGAACTGCCTGTCGATTCTCTTTTAACTTTTTATTGGTCACGACTTTTCTGAGAATCGATTCAAAACCTTTGTGTTCCACAGGATTGGGACCAAAGGTAGCAGCCGACATCGTTCCCGTATAGCCGTCAATATTTTTAATGGTTTTTTCTATGTCGTCGATAATCCGCAAGCGTTGCAGAAATGTTTTTTTGCAGTCGGGGTCAAATTCGATGACCACTTCGACGGGAATCAGCGGCCCCATACGGTCTTCGTTAAATTCGTAGTGATCCAGCACCTGGCTTCCAGCCGGAAACAGCGAAGGAACATCAACCGAAGATCGGATTGAAAGTAAGCCATACGCCGAAACCACCATCAGGACGATTGAAGAGAGGAACACGGTCGCAGAGTGT
This genomic interval from Gimesia alba contains the following:
- a CDS encoding Ldh family oxidoreductase yields the protein MSSDHFALPQDRSQEVLIPLEPLKELLVKLFVRMGMFQVEAEIAADRLIEADLRGIHSHGSRAAERYLDAMDMGDIDPRAQILTVTETPAIAVLDGSKAMGHVAATRAMELAIKKASEVGTGTVTVRNSHHFGAAAVYVLMAVEAGMIGYCTTNTGRATVAAHGSTQGATANNAIAWGAPAREGAPFVLDMACAKTSWGKLDTLAMYGLPVPPGYALDSEGNETTDSSAVKTLLPAAGPRGYGLAMVSSILTGALTGGRLPIHKKRAPELEGSEHFFYVIDIKQFVEEDKFHEAMSSATEAIHQLNPVNKNERVLLPGEQEWEQTQQSLQEGLYVHRDHAGLLKELAERVKFDVPW
- a CDS encoding thioredoxin family protein → MAARQSISLLMLSICFICSVNTELSAGKYNPVLNAGDPAPTWEELPATNGKSYSSDSFKDKDVLVVAFTCNSCPYAVDYEDRLNRLAQKYAAKDSPVGVIAVNVNLVPADSLEKMKTQAEKKKFVFPYLFDKSQKIGQQFGATRTPEFFVLNKDRKVVYMGAMDDSTDASKVKRDYVSEAIQAALAGKQPETQETIAIGCNVRYKRIRRKKN
- a CDS encoding DNA-methyltransferase, which encodes MTKLNQIHIQDCIAGMQGLEAESIDLAFADPPFNIGYEYDQYEDRLESEQYLDWCSLWLTEVVRLLKPDGTFWLAIGDEYAAELKVMMQRELGLTCRSWVIWYYTFGVNCKNKFSRSHAHLFHMVKDPKQFTFNADDPSIRVPSARQLVYGDKRANPKGRLPDDTWILRPQDIPESFQPDEDTWYFPRINGTFKERQGWHGCQMPEQLLGRIIRACSHPEEVVLDPFSGSGTTLAVAKKLNRQFVGFELSEEYGARAQQRLADIEIGQPLDGQENPLLSAPSTEKGKRLKDQSPGETASKRPPRKKQNPRQKKLL
- a CDS encoding preprotein translocase subunit SecA; this encodes MANFISSLTDRLRGFFLTGENEIPALWWDMIDQIQQLHQEVASLSESQLFDEWNSLRFRVQSGESLTNVLPDAFAIVSEQMQRHLGMTPYPVQYLGAFAMHEGAIAEMQTGEGKTLTAALTLCLNALPDEGIHIATANDYLAERDAQWLSPVYNSLGMTVGTITANSTMAERRAAYECDITYSTAREFGFDYLRDLLSMPESKMSVSSRRQQLFGQQNKQSENQLLNPRKPYMVLIDEADSILIDEARTPLIIAQGNAAEAEQMADLCQWSASQITKFTEDEHYIDHGPQRGMELTEAGRRIVRELLLQKDAPGLLDTGTAYLSSERALKAHRYFQNGRDYVVRDGKVEIVDEFTGRISEGRMWQNGVHQAIQAKEGLEITSPTKIGAQTTVQELFSRYPRMAGMTGTAESAASELKKVFGTPVIKIPTNRPSKRQNLPEQIFLTEEEKWAAIVEETAAMHQQGRPVLIGTRSVNLSNQLSARLLQAGLEHEVLHALNHENEAAIIQEAGQPGRITVATNMAGRGTDILLGEGVPEKGGLHVICSELHESARIDRQLTGRCARQGDPGSARIFLSLEDDILTAGLGEEQAQDLFTSFQETSQDLQSTLRYFYQAQQRIENRHEQQRIQLVDHITQRRQMLKQMGQHANLSEH